The following are from one region of the Mustela lutreola isolate mMusLut2 chromosome 9, mMusLut2.pri, whole genome shotgun sequence genome:
- the GGCX gene encoding vitamin K-dependent gamma-carboxylase isoform X2, whose translation MMLGLCYRISCVLFLLPYWYVFLLDKTSWNNHSYLYGLLAFQLTFVDANRYWSVDGLLNARKRNAHVPLWNYAVLRGQIFIVYFIAGVKKLDADWVEGYSMEYLSRHWLFSPFKLILSEEMTSLLVVHWCGLLLDLSAGFLLFFDASRSIGLLFVSYFHCMNSQLFSIGMFPYVMLASSPLFCSPEWPRKLVSRFPERLQELLPLKATPQPSVSCVYKRSRAKGGHKPGLRHRLGAAFTLFYLLEQLFLPYSHFLTQGYNNWTNGLYGYSWDMMVHSRSHQHVKITYRDGRTGELGYLNPGVFTQSRRWKDHADMLKQYATCLSHLLPKYNVTDPQIYFDIWVSINDRFQQRIFDPRVDIVQAAWSPFQRTPWLQPLLMDLSPWRTKLQEIKSSLDNHTEVVFIADFPGLHLENFVSEDLGNTSIQLLQGEVIVELVAEQKNQTLQEGEKMQLPAGEYHKVYTVSSSPSCYMYIYVNTTELALEQDLAYLQELKEKVENGTETGPLPPELQPLLEGEVQGGPEPTPLVQTFLRRQQRLQELERRRNTPLHERFSRFLLRKLYIFRRSFLMTCISLRNLVLGRPSLEQLAQEVTYANLRPFEPVGDLSHSNTDSSNSNPPEPNSDHVHSEF comes from the exons GTCTGTGGACGGCCTGCTGAATGCCCGCAAGCGGAATGcccacgtgcccctttggaacTATGCTGTGCTGCGTGGCCAG ATCTTCATTGTATACTTCATTGCGGGTGTGAAAAAGCTGGACGCAGACTGGGTAGAAGGCTATTCCATGGAATATCTGTCCCGGCACTGGCTCTTCAGTCCCTTCaa ACTAATATTGTCTGAGGAGATGACCAGTCTATTGGTGGTGCACTGGTGCGGACTGCTGCTCGACCTCTCAGCTGGTTTCCTGCTCTTTTTTGATGCCTCAAGGTCCATCGGCCTCCTCTTTGTGTCCTACTTCCACTGCATGAATTCCCAGCTTTTCAGCATTG GTATGTTCCCCTATGTCATGCTGGCCAGCAGCCCTCTCTTCTGCTCCCCTGAGTGGCCCCGGAAGCTGGTATCTCGCTTCCCCGAAAGGCTGCAGGAACTACTACCCCTCAAGGCTACCCCTCAACCCAGTGTGTCCTGCGTGTACAAGAGGAGCCGGGCCAAAGGTGGCCATAAGCCAGGGCTGCGCCATCGGCTGGGTGCTGCCTTCACGCTGTTCTACCTCCTGGAGCAGCTTTTCCTGCCCTACTCCCATTTCCTCACCCAG GGCTATAACAACTGGACAAATGGGCTGTATGGCTACTCCTGGGACATGATGGTCCACTCACGCTCCCACCAGCACGTGAAGATCACCTACCGTGATGGCCGCACTGGCGAGCTGGGCTACCTTAACCCTGGG GTATTCACACAGAGCCGGCGATGGAAGGATCACGCAGACATGCTGAAGCAATATGCCACTTGCCTGAGCCACCTGCTTCCCAAGTACAATGTCACTGATCCCCAGATCTACTTTGATATTTGGGTCTCCATCAATGACCGCTTCCAGCAGAG GATTTTTGACCCTCGTGTGGACATCGTGCAGGCCGCCTGGTCCCCCTTCCAACGTACACCTTGGCTGCAGCCACTGTTGATGGACCTCTCTCCCTGGAGGACCAAGTTACAGGAAATCAAGAGCAGCCTGGACAACCACACTGAGGTGGTCTTCATTGCAGATTTCCCGG GGCTGCACCTGGAGAATTTTGTGAGTGAAGACCTGGGCAACACTAGCATTCAGCTGCTGCAGGGGGAGGTGATTGTCGAGCTGGTGGCAGAACAGAAGAACCAGACTcttcaggagggagaaaaaatgCAG TTGCCTGCTGGTGAGTACCATAAGGTGTATACCGTATCATCCAGTCCTTCCTGCTACATGTACATCTACGTCAATACTACAGAGCTGGCATTGGAGCAAGACCTGGCATATCTGCAAGAATTAAAGGAGAAGGTAGAGAATGGAACTG AAACGGGGCCTCTGCCTCCAGAGCTGCAGCCTCTGCTGGAAGGGGAAGTACAAGGGGGCCCTGAGCCAACACCACTGGTTCAGACCTTTCTTAGACGCCAGCAAAGGCTCCAAGAACTTGAACGCCGGAGAAATACCCCTTTACATGAGCGGTTCTCCCGCTTCTTGCTGCGGAAGCTCTATATCTTTCGCCGCAG ctTCCTGATGACTTGTATCTCGCTTCGAAATCTGGTACTAGGCCGCCCTTCCCTGGAGCAGCTGGCCCAAGAGGTGACTTACGCAAACTTGCGACCCTTTGAGCCAGTGGGAGACTTGAGTCATTCAAACACAGATTCTTCAAATTCTAATCCTCCTGAGCCAAATTCTGACCATGTCCACTCAGAGTTCTGA